In Acidovorax sp. GBBC 1281, a single window of DNA contains:
- a CDS encoding RHS repeat domain-containing protein gives MAAGPGRTRAPHVALGGEWFDPYEKFTVRHPEDGLWIVVHKGGLEHHYRQHAPEQWRLPLARLQDANGNAIALHWAAGDTDTATGEVLTWSARQAREQAMADGGVSAASAGAFAAPFALPRLVGLSDSAGRQLRLTWTAPTAEAPATDPLRGARLATVELLAPGQSAPQVLARYAYDAQGQLVATHHGDLPYRQYAWRSGVLVGYRKASGHRYFAQYDAEGPQGRVLRSWCADAPIPSQDDDRFTYLPHERITRHTDGLGRVTAYHWDARFNIVATVTAEGTPEELREETPFDATGTAKGSTDPLGRRTTLRHDARGNLTQITNALGQSTALQYNAMDLVTTLRDAMGFEWKGAVAQIELQTA, from the coding sequence TTGGCAGCAGGCCCTGGCCGAACTCGGGCGCCCCACGTCGCCCTGGGCGGCGAGTGGTTCGACCCGTATGAGAAGTTCACCGTGCGCCATCCAGAGGACGGCCTGTGGATCGTCGTGCACAAGGGGGGCCTGGAGCACCACTACCGCCAGCATGCGCCTGAGCAATGGCGGCTGCCACTGGCCCGGCTGCAGGATGCCAACGGCAATGCGATTGCGCTGCATTGGGCGGCGGGCGACACCGATACCGCCACGGGCGAGGTGCTGACCTGGAGCGCGCGGCAGGCCCGCGAGCAGGCCATGGCCGATGGCGGCGTGAGTGCGGCCAGTGCAGGGGCGTTCGCCGCACCCTTCGCGCTGCCGCGCCTCGTCGGCCTGTCCGATTCGGCGGGGCGGCAGTTGCGCCTGACCTGGACCGCACCCACGGCCGAAGCACCCGCCACCGATCCTCTGCGCGGCGCACGCCTGGCCACCGTCGAGCTGCTGGCGCCCGGCCAATCCGCGCCCCAGGTGTTGGCCCGCTATGCCTACGACGCGCAAGGCCAGCTCGTCGCCACGCACCACGGCGACCTGCCCTACCGCCAGTACGCCTGGCGCTCGGGCGTGCTGGTCGGCTACCGCAAGGCCAGCGGCCACCGCTACTTCGCCCAGTACGACGCGGAAGGCCCGCAGGGCCGCGTGCTGCGCTCATGGTGCGCCGATGCGCCCATCCCCAGCCAGGACGATGACCGCTTCACCTATCTGCCGCACGAACGCATCACCCGCCACACCGATGGCCTGGGCCGCGTGACGGCCTACCACTGGGATGCGCGCTTCAACATCGTGGCCACCGTCACTGCCGAGGGCACGCCCGAGGAATTGAGGGAAGAGACGCCGTTCGATGCCACCGGCACGGCCAAAGGGAGCACCGATCCGCTGGGCCGCCGCACCACGCTGCGCCATGACGCGCGTGGCAACCTCACGCAGATCACCAACGCCCTGGGGCAGTCCACTGCGCTGCAGTACAACGCGATGGACTTGGTGACGACGCTGCGCGATGCGATGGGCTTCGAGTGGAAGGGCGCTGTTGCACAAATCGAATTGCAGACGGCATGA
- a CDS encoding type VI secretion system Vgr family protein: MTNRRVTIQTPLGEALQFRQLKGSEALSALFEFEIDLISKNKGIDPKALLGLASTVVVETEGLGRRYLDGIATGFGMQGQDTSANYAYRMVLRPWLWLATRRSDFKIFQEMTVPDIVESVLQKYGQPMQKKLSRAYRVRPYTVQYHETDFAFIARLCESEGIYWYFEHQPGSHTLVFADDVMGSHSPLPGGHVIPFHPPGKAALADREHIFSWHMGQQVQPGRAYLDDYDFKKPRADLSDMRQSPPGHAHDSYERYEWPGGYTEFSDGETYTRLQMETGLASHHRAQAKLNKRSIAPGYTIVLDNYPREDQNQQYLVVSVEYYLEENAQASLGLNGVGQTQGGSIQRFLMEVHPTAMPYRPVVATPRPRTTGPQTAVVVGPPGEEIWTDQYGRVKVQFHWDRIGAMDENSSCWVRVSSTWAGPQFGNVFIPRIGMEVIVDFLNGDPDYPIILGCVYNADNMPPWGLPGNATQSGIKTKSSKGGAFGPGLKNGAGDANALRFEDKAGAEQLWLHAQKDQLTEVENDEDKWVGNDRRKTIDRDETNVIHRDRTETVDRDEKITLHNNRTERVDHDEKISIGDNRREDVGIEETVSIGKNRTKTIGRNEKDKIGSNWSIKVGKFKTETIGIASMQNVGVGRMENVGVVYNLNVGAIMATIVGKNQSTTVGSDQDVKVGTNQSTVVGTKYSLNVGGGGGGGGDAGGGGMAKNVTAPSGGGEGGGGAGSSITMDAETITMKVGSSSLILQADGTITVNGNSIRLIGASDVTTLSGGIHEN; encoded by the coding sequence ATGACTAATCGCCGCGTAACAATTCAAACGCCTTTGGGAGAGGCGTTGCAATTCAGGCAATTGAAAGGAAGCGAGGCACTGTCCGCTTTGTTTGAATTCGAGATCGACCTGATTTCCAAGAACAAGGGCATCGACCCGAAAGCCTTGCTGGGCCTCGCCAGCACGGTCGTGGTGGAAACAGAAGGACTGGGCCGGCGTTACCTGGACGGTATTGCCACGGGCTTTGGCATGCAGGGCCAGGACACCTCGGCCAATTACGCCTACCGCATGGTGCTGCGCCCCTGGCTGTGGCTGGCCACGCGGCGCAGCGATTTCAAGATCTTCCAGGAAATGACCGTCCCGGATATCGTGGAGAGCGTGCTGCAGAAATACGGCCAGCCGATGCAGAAAAAGCTCTCCCGGGCTTATCGCGTGCGGCCCTATACCGTGCAATACCACGAGACCGATTTCGCCTTCATCGCGCGGCTGTGCGAATCCGAAGGCATTTACTGGTATTTCGAACACCAGCCCGGCAGCCACACGCTGGTGTTCGCCGACGACGTGATGGGCTCGCACAGCCCGCTGCCGGGCGGCCACGTGATTCCCTTCCACCCACCGGGCAAGGCCGCCCTGGCCGACCGGGAACACATCTTTTCCTGGCACATGGGCCAGCAGGTGCAGCCCGGCCGGGCCTACCTGGACGACTACGACTTCAAGAAGCCGCGCGCCGATCTGTCCGACATGCGCCAGTCCCCGCCAGGGCATGCCCACGACAGCTACGAGAGGTACGAGTGGCCCGGGGGCTACACCGAGTTTTCCGACGGGGAAACCTACACCCGGCTGCAGATGGAAACCGGCCTGGCCAGCCACCACCGCGCCCAGGCGAAGTTGAACAAGCGCAGCATCGCCCCCGGCTACACCATCGTGCTGGACAACTACCCGCGCGAAGACCAGAACCAGCAGTACCTGGTGGTGTCGGTCGAGTACTACCTGGAAGAAAACGCCCAGGCCAGCCTGGGCCTGAACGGCGTGGGCCAGACCCAGGGCGGCTCGATCCAGCGCTTTTTGATGGAGGTGCACCCCACCGCCATGCCCTATCGCCCCGTCGTCGCCACGCCCCGCCCTCGCACCACGGGCCCGCAGACGGCCGTGGTCGTGGGCCCGCCGGGCGAGGAGATCTGGACCGACCAGTACGGCCGGGTGAAAGTGCAGTTCCACTGGGACCGCATCGGCGCGATGGACGAGAACTCCAGCTGCTGGGTGCGCGTGTCCTCCACCTGGGCGGGGCCGCAGTTCGGCAACGTGTTCATTCCGCGCATCGGCATGGAGGTGATCGTCGACTTCCTGAACGGCGATCCCGACTACCCCATCATCCTGGGCTGCGTGTACAACGCCGACAACATGCCGCCCTGGGGCCTGCCCGGCAACGCGACGCAGTCGGGCATCAAGACCAAATCGAGCAAGGGCGGCGCCTTCGGCCCGGGCCTCAAGAACGGCGCCGGCGACGCGAACGCGCTGCGCTTCGAAGACAAGGCCGGGGCCGAGCAGCTGTGGCTGCATGCGCAGAAGGACCAGCTCACCGAAGTCGAGAACGACGAGGACAAGTGGGTCGGCAACGACCGGCGCAAGACCATCGACCGGGACGAAACCAACGTGATCCACCGGGACCGCACGGAGACGGTGGACCGCGATGAAAAGATCACCTTGCACAACAACCGCACGGAGCGGGTGGACCACGACGAAAAAATCAGCATCGGCGACAACCGGCGCGAGGACGTGGGCATCGAAGAGACGGTGAGCATCGGCAAGAACCGCACCAAGACCATCGGCAGGAACGAGAAGGACAAGATCGGCAGCAATTGGTCGATCAAGGTCGGCAAGTTCAAGACCGAGACCATCGGCATCGCCTCGATGCAGAACGTGGGCGTCGGCCGCATGGAAAACGTGGGCGTGGTCTACAACCTCAACGTGGGCGCCATCATGGCCACCATCGTGGGCAAGAACCAGAGCACCACCGTGGGCAGCGACCAGGACGTCAAGGTCGGCACCAACCAGAGCACGGTGGTGGGCACCAAGTACAGCCTCAACGTGGGAGGAGGCGGCGGGGGCGGCGGAGATGCCGGCGGCGGCGGCATGGCCAAGAACGTGACCGCGCCCTCGGGCGGTGGCGAAGGCGGCGGCGGAGCCGGCTCCAGCATCACCATGGATGCCGAGACGATCACCATGAAGGTGGGCTCCAGCTCGCTCATCCTCCAGGCCGACGGCACCATCACCGTCAACGGCAACAGCATCCGCCTCATCGGCGCAAGCGACGTCACCACGCTTTCCGGAGGCATCCATGAAAACTGA
- a CDS encoding SGNH/GDSL hydrolase family protein, with protein MGDAVFGPQRPCSVELDGDSILFGFDPASTTWRHAQTPAQRILARRPRWVIDDRTAAGLQAYDLVRGYDAPFDSAPPELFPRGPQGPFDTEPHPSRIVVLQVGVNDHARPGFDIEAFEDDYRGLIRCVHSLGHAAVVTGITPVSDKIFGPAALATMQAINAAIRRVAADTRTVHAHWDSMPFSVDRDTTDGIHPTQAASNRLADRLTVALERTFRLGV; from the coding sequence ATGGGAGATGCAGTTTTCGGCCCGCAGCGGCCATGCTCGGTGGAGCTTGACGGCGACAGCATTCTGTTCGGCTTCGATCCCGCGTCCACGACCTGGCGGCACGCGCAAACGCCGGCGCAGCGCATTTTGGCCAGGCGCCCGCGCTGGGTGATTGACGACCGCACGGCGGCCGGCCTCCAGGCGTACGACCTGGTGCGAGGCTACGACGCGCCTTTCGACAGCGCGCCGCCCGAGCTTTTCCCCCGCGGGCCGCAGGGCCCGTTCGATACAGAGCCGCACCCGTCGCGCATCGTGGTCCTGCAGGTGGGGGTGAACGACCACGCACGCCCGGGCTTCGACATCGAGGCGTTTGAGGACGATTACCGCGGCCTCATCCGCTGCGTGCATTCGCTGGGGCATGCCGCCGTGGTCACCGGGATCACCCCGGTCTCCGACAAGATCTTCGGCCCCGCGGCGCTCGCCACCATGCAGGCGATCAATGCGGCCATCCGCCGGGTGGCGGCCGACACCCGCACGGTGCATGCGCACTGGGATTCGATGCCGTTCTCGGTGGACAGGGACACGACCGACGGCATCCACCCCACGCAGGCCGCCTCGAACCGCCTGGCCGACCGCCTGACGGTGGCGCTGGAGCGCACCTTCCGGCTGGGCGTATAG
- a CDS encoding HDOD domain-containing protein produces the protein MPALAAFLQEVKLPTMPEVARSLIQTLHDDDIPFEKVRAAISKDPSLTAKLVRMANSARFGLPRQVSSLDDAINMVGLNQVRTLALAACMTGSFADAPGVDRQEFWKESMACAGYAQWLARALGTDVQQSWLTGFMVRLGELIIAQKAPSEIVEIERLPHLPGGRWQREQSLLGFTEGQITAELARQWKFPDEVVRALETASDPLASPSFCRLGAIVHVATLLAEIAVGPKASVAETIGALPDELLQALQLDPGWLADHLPDPTVFTDTSAL, from the coding sequence ATGCCCGCACTCGCCGCTTTCCTCCAGGAGGTCAAGCTGCCCACCATGCCCGAGGTGGCCCGCAGCCTGATCCAGACCCTGCACGACGACGACATCCCCTTCGAGAAGGTGCGTGCCGCCATCTCCAAGGACCCTTCGCTCACCGCCAAGCTGGTCCGCATGGCCAACAGCGCGCGGTTCGGGCTGCCGCGCCAGGTCTCCTCGCTCGACGACGCCATCAACATGGTGGGGCTCAACCAGGTGCGCACGCTGGCCCTGGCGGCGTGCATGACGGGCTCGTTCGCCGACGCGCCGGGCGTGGACCGGCAGGAGTTCTGGAAGGAAAGCATGGCCTGCGCCGGCTACGCGCAGTGGCTGGCACGGGCGCTGGGCACCGACGTGCAGCAATCGTGGCTCACGGGCTTCATGGTGCGGCTGGGCGAGCTGATCATCGCCCAGAAGGCGCCGAGCGAGATCGTGGAGATCGAACGCCTGCCGCACCTGCCCGGCGGACGCTGGCAGCGCGAGCAGAGCCTGCTGGGCTTCACCGAAGGGCAGATCACGGCCGAACTGGCGCGGCAGTGGAAATTCCCCGACGAGGTGGTGCGTGCGCTGGAGACGGCCTCCGACCCGCTGGCCAGCCCATCGTTCTGCCGCCTGGGCGCCATCGTGCACGTGGCCACGCTGCTGGCGGAGATCGCCGTCGGCCCCAAGGCGAGCGTGGCGGAGACGATCGGCGCGTTGCCGGACGAACTGCTGCAGGCGCTGCAGCTCGATCCCGGCTGGCTCGCCGACCACCTGCCGGACCCGACCGTGTTCACCGACACGTCGGCGCTGTAA